The genomic DNA AATGTTATTTGATAAACGCACACGTGCATATTTACGTAACGCTGAGTTAGGTTTTTTAGGTGTCATAGTACCTACACGAGTACAAACACCACGTTTTTGAGGTGAGTTTAAGTTAGTAAATTGTTTCTTTTTACTATTAAAACCTCTGTTTAAAGCTGGTGAATCTGATTTCTTAGATTTGCTTTGTCTTGGTTTACGTACTAATTGGTTAATAGTTGGCATTGAAATGTCCTCCTCTCTTCACTTTTTAATCCCACACATCCAGGTGGTTCATTTTTAGGTTAAATAAAATTTAGTAAGCATAATACTTACTAATTCTCATTCAGCAATGCAACAATTGTCGCATTTACATTAATACCGACATATTTACCTAAAGCTTGTTTACTTTGAAAATATGTGATTGGTATGTTTTTATGATTGATTAAACTAAATACGTGAGCCATTAAATGGACTTCTACGTCTTGAGCAATAATCAACGATGCAACTTGATCTTTCTTTAACGCTTTAAGCGTTTCTTTAAGACCAACTACAAAGTGTTGTTTGTTAAAGCGTGCAACTTTTTCATTAGACATTGAAATATCCTCCAAAGTTCTGCTTGCATCAACCTTTACAATAATAACACCTAAACTAGTAATAAGTCAATATATTTCAATGACTTTTTACTCATTTTAAAAATTAAAGAACGAGAGCGGGACTATTCACTCAAAGATAGATAGGTCCCGTCTCGTCAACTATGAAGAATAAATCCTAATCAGAGTTTATTTCATATGTTATTCAGTTACTTCTACTTCTTCAGTTTCGGCAACTGGTGTTTCAGCTTTTTCATACTTAACGTCACTATAACGTCTCATACCTGTACCAGCTGGGATTAACTTACCGATAATAACGTTCTCTTTAAGACCAAGTAAGTCATCGCGTTTACCTTTAATTGCTGCATCAGTAAGCACACGAGTTGTTTCTTGGAATGAAGCTGCTGATAAGAAGCTTTCAGTTTCAAGAGACGCTTTAGTAATACCAAGCAATACTGGTTTAGCAGTAGCTGGACGTTTACGTCCTTTGAATGCTTCTTTGTTAGCATCAGTAAAGTTATGGATATCAACTAATGAACCTGGTAATAGTTTAGTATCACCTGCTTCGATGATTCTAACTTTACGTAACATTTGTCTAACCATTACTTCAACGTGTTTATCGTCGATTTCTACACCTTGCATACGATAAACTTTTTGTACTTCTTTAAGTAAGTAGCTTTCAGTCGCATTTAAACCAGCAACCGCTAAGAAGTTCTTAGGCTCAATTGAACCTTCTGTTAACACTTCACCACGTTCAACTGATTGACCGACTTCGACTTTCAATCTTGAAGTACC from Staphylococcus taiwanensis includes the following:
- the rpsL gene encoding 30S ribosomal protein S12; translated protein: MPTINQLVRKPRQSKSKKSDSPALNRGFNSKKKQFTNLNSPQKRGVCTRVGTMTPKKPNSALRKYARVRLSNNIEINAYIPGIGHNLQEHSVVLVRGGRVKDLPGVRYHIVRGALDTSGVDGRRQGRSLYGTKKPKN
- a CDS encoding ribosomal L7Ae/L30e/S12e/Gadd45 family protein, which produces MSNEKVARFNKQHFVVGLKETLKALKKDQVASLIIAQDVEVHLMAHVFSLINHKNIPITYFQSKQALGKYVGINVNATIVALLNEN